A stretch of the Papaver somniferum cultivar HN1 chromosome 6, ASM357369v1, whole genome shotgun sequence genome encodes the following:
- the LOC113291342 gene encoding uncharacterized protein LOC113291342 encodes MDASSFNCPYAKSVWMLPPSTGLNLNLTSDIPFPGLYINWIAGNFTNNVIEVVTTKCWLIWKELCMNVFQDKSISSFQLSLDVLRHLKFWYSSSLNTTPSDAGLSLTNSLVTSYVNNIVRISTNNSTWLPPSLNQFKLNFDASWIDTNENAGYGLIFRSSAGITIQAGSGTINAAIPEEAEALALLEAAKWEIIMNCKYFWIEGDCKGVIDFAQGHNSTIHWRNKAIVIEVQIIIQTCEQFLGFIFSHRNSNNVADDLAKEARKQATTNNNGD; translated from the coding sequence ATGGATGCTTCCTCATTTAATTGTCCTTATGCAAAATCTGTATGGATGCTTCCTCCTTCGACAGGTTTGAATTTAAATCTTACATCTGATATTCCTTTCCCAGGCTTATATATTAACTGGATTGCAGGAAACTTTACAAATAATGTCATTGAAGTAGTCacaaccaaatgttggttgaTATGGAAGGAATTATGTATGAATGTGTTTCAAGATAAATCTATTTCTAGTTTTCAGCTTTCTTTGGATGTTCTTAGACACTTAAAATTTTGGTATTCATCTTCTCTGAATACTACACCCAGTGATGCTGGACTTAGTCTTACAAATAGTCTAGTCACAAGCTATGTAAATAACATTGTTAGGATCTCAACCAATAATAGCACTTGGCTGCCCCCTTCTTTGAATCAATTCAAGCTTAATTTTGATGCCTCTTGGATTGATACAAATGAAAATGCTGGATATGGTCTAATTTTTCGTTCTTCAGCAGGAATAACTATCCAAGCTGGATCTGGTACCATCAATGCCGCCATCCCTGAAGAGGCAGAAgctctagctttgcttgaagcaGCAAAGTGGGAAATAATCATGAACTGCAAATATTTTTGGATAGAGGGAGATTGCAAAGGAGTAATAGATTTTGCTCAAGGTCACAATAGCACAATTCACTGGAGAAACAAGGCCATAGTAATTGAAGTTCAAATAATTATACAGACTTGTGAGCAATTTTTGGGTTTTATTTTCAGTCATAGGAATAGCAATAATGTAGCAGATGATTTGGCAAAGGAGGCAAGGAAGCAGGCCACTACTAACAACAATGGAGACTAA